A window of Alphaproteobacteria bacterium contains these coding sequences:
- a CDS encoding metalloregulator ArsR/SmtB family transcription factor, which translates to MDKIGTLDALAALAHETRLDVFRLLVRAGAEGLPAGEIGARLGVRQNTMSANLAILARAGLIRASRDGRSIRYAADFDGMRGLLGFLMEDCCGGRPDLCRPVLDAVVCRC; encoded by the coding sequence ATGGATAAGATAGGAACCCTGGACGCGCTGGCCGCGCTTGCGCACGAGACCCGGCTGGACGTGTTCCGGCTGCTGGTGCGGGCAGGCGCCGAAGGGCTGCCCGCCGGCGAGATCGGGGCGCGGCTCGGGGTGCGGCAGAACACCATGTCGGCCAACCTGGCCATCCTGGCGCGCGCGGGCCTGATCCGCGCCAGCCGCGACGGCCGCAGCATCCGCTATGCCGCCGACTTCGACGGCATGCGCGGCCTGCTCGGCTTCCTGATGGAAGACTGCTGCGGCGGCCGGCCCGACCTGTGCCGGCCGGTGCTCGACGCGGTGGTCTGCCGCTGCTGA
- a CDS encoding PQQ-dependent sugar dehydrogenase, with the protein MSGTVKLARTEYGVAETAGTLAVEIVRTGDLSGPATVQYGLTADTATAGADYFALDGFVVMDAGVASVTVSVAILDDALAEPTETFVFSLVNVEDGGLLAPRTARIAILDDENPAVDPPQPPLVSDYHVDQVSVLTGLDQPIALEFAPQDPNLVYVAEKGGVIAAYHLDDGSLVSVVADLSAATNAALDRGLLDIALHPNFPADPYIYAFYVVDPPDTAAETGNAGPDGGGNRFAQVVRMTADATTGYTTVVAGSTVVLVGAAGQTLADIGGGGHVDSTSDLGQPASDILDASDPDNPVYRQDYIKVDSRSHAGGSLAFGPDGMLYVGIGDGTSFDATDPRTVSVQQLDSLSGKILRIDPMTGAGLADNPFVTAETDLDSNRAKVWQLGLRNPFSIAFDDAGHLFITDTGWNSYEEIDTGPAGANFGWPFFEGADGGTLAQPPGYSGLPAAQAFYALVAGGAVSVTAPYRAFAHVEAEPGYQVQAITGGEVVYRGDRYPDALIGDFFFADAVQGEVYAVDSADPNTVKYLFSSTSGFGPVDFVLGPDGYVYYADLVGGAVGRIEISADVAGIRFGTAAADSLDGTAAADVIDALGGADTVDGLAGADVIDGGTGGDRLVGGLGDDQVRGGDGDDEIFGDAYGWDSPGDGADLLLCEAGNDAIYGGTGADTAFGGDGNDRVYGNAGNDTAYGGAGDDLLRGDLGDDVLSGESGNDSLAGDHGVDTLLGGAGDDTLNGGRDGDTLTGGLGADFFDHDGVTAGGADGGVDTIVDYRFGEGDSVRGDAAVQAGADTRVLDADGDPIFVIPGYDAATQGLLLRPFAGATLAPVALALDNVAVSENAFIGAVVGRFGTLDWDTPAGHSYALTGPAAALFAVDGDALVVADLLDYETAPLLQLTVTATDIDGNGLAADFVVAVADGMDPARIDGTAFTDSLTGGDGPDLMRGLGDDDILAGGLGADSVLGGAGDDLIFGDAAGWDSPGEGADLLWGDAGDDMIFAGTGADSAFGGAGADVIYGNAGDDAVLGGAGDDYLRGDLGDDLLWGEAGDDRLAGDHGADTLAGGAGDDILDGGRDGDRLTGGGGADFFDHEGVTVGGADGGVDVILDYSFADGDTVRGNAVVRVGADTHVLDGDGDPIFILPGYDALAQGLVLRPFDGATLAPFAIALSHASIAEDANPGALVGVLTASDWDSPTGLTFALVGEAGPFAMAGNALRLAGALDYETVASHMLTIQVTDADGNSFAESVAIAVTDVVEVAPLVGTAGADSLAGGAAADRIFGLDDADLLVGGLGSDTLDGGAGDDVVFGDAEGWDSPGDGADLLYGDDGADTLFGGTGRDTAYGGDGNDAVYGNGGSDRIHGDAGDDYLRGDLDDDALWGDAGNDLLAGDHGADTLNGGDGDDTLNGGRDADLLVGGAGADLFEHEGVQAGGPDGGIDTVVDYGFAEGDTVRGNGWAVIGPDTVVYDADGDPIFTLPGYDASVSGLRLLTFAGDLVG; encoded by the coding sequence TTGAGCGGAACGGTCAAGCTCGCGCGGACCGAATATGGTGTCGCCGAGACGGCCGGCACGCTTGCCGTCGAGATCGTGCGCACCGGCGACCTGTCCGGGCCGGCCACCGTGCAATACGGACTCACCGCCGACACTGCGACGGCCGGCGCCGACTATTTCGCGCTCGACGGTTTCGTCGTCATGGACGCCGGCGTGGCCAGCGTGACCGTGTCGGTCGCGATCCTGGACGATGCGCTGGCCGAACCCACCGAGACCTTCGTGTTTTCGCTGGTCAATGTGGAGGACGGCGGCTTGCTGGCGCCGCGCACCGCGCGGATCGCCATCCTCGACGACGAGAATCCGGCGGTCGACCCGCCGCAGCCGCCGCTGGTCTCCGACTATCATGTCGACCAGGTCTCGGTGCTGACCGGGCTCGACCAGCCGATTGCGCTCGAATTCGCACCGCAGGACCCGAATCTCGTCTACGTCGCCGAGAAGGGCGGCGTGATCGCCGCCTACCATCTCGACGACGGCAGCCTGGTCTCGGTCGTCGCCGACCTGTCAGCGGCGACCAACGCCGCTCTCGACCGCGGGTTGCTCGACATCGCGCTGCATCCGAACTTCCCGGCCGATCCCTACATCTACGCCTTTTACGTCGTCGACCCGCCGGATACCGCGGCCGAGACGGGAAATGCCGGGCCGGACGGCGGCGGCAACCGCTTCGCCCAGGTGGTGCGGATGACCGCCGACGCGACAACCGGCTATACCACCGTGGTCGCCGGCAGCACGGTCGTGCTGGTCGGCGCTGCGGGGCAGACCCTGGCCGACATCGGCGGCGGCGGCCACGTCGACAGCACGTCCGACCTCGGCCAGCCTGCTTCCGACATCCTCGACGCCAGCGACCCCGACAACCCGGTCTACCGGCAGGACTACATCAAGGTCGATTCGCGCAGCCACGCCGGCGGGTCGCTGGCCTTCGGGCCGGACGGCATGCTCTATGTCGGCATCGGCGACGGCACCTCGTTCGACGCAACCGATCCGCGCACCGTCAGCGTGCAGCAACTGGACAGCCTGTCCGGCAAGATCCTGCGCATCGACCCGATGACCGGCGCCGGCCTGGCCGACAATCCGTTCGTGACGGCGGAAACCGACCTGGACAGCAACCGCGCCAAGGTCTGGCAGCTCGGCCTGCGCAACCCCTTTTCCATTGCCTTCGACGACGCCGGCCACCTGTTCATCACCGACACGGGCTGGAACAGCTACGAAGAGATCGATACCGGGCCGGCCGGCGCGAATTTCGGCTGGCCGTTCTTCGAGGGCGCCGACGGCGGCACCCTGGCGCAGCCGCCCGGCTATAGCGGCCTGCCCGCGGCCCAGGCGTTCTATGCCCTGGTCGCCGGCGGTGCGGTGTCCGTGACCGCGCCCTATCGCGCCTTCGCCCATGTCGAGGCGGAGCCCGGTTACCAGGTCCAGGCCATCACCGGCGGCGAGGTGGTCTATCGCGGCGACCGCTATCCCGATGCGCTGATCGGCGATTTCTTCTTCGCCGACGCGGTGCAGGGCGAGGTCTATGCGGTCGATTCCGCCGACCCGAACACCGTGAAGTACCTGTTCAGCAGCACGTCCGGCTTCGGTCCGGTCGATTTCGTGCTCGGCCCGGACGGCTATGTCTACTACGCCGACCTTGTCGGCGGCGCGGTCGGCCGGATCGAGATCAGCGCCGACGTGGCTGGGATCCGGTTCGGCACGGCGGCGGCCGACAGCCTGGACGGCACGGCCGCCGCCGACGTGATCGACGCGCTGGGCGGTGCCGACACGGTCGACGGCCTCGCCGGCGCCGATGTCATCGACGGCGGCACCGGCGGCGACCGGCTGGTCGGCGGGCTGGGCGACGACCAGGTCCGCGGCGGCGACGGCGACGACGAGATCTTCGGCGACGCCTATGGCTGGGACTCGCCCGGCGACGGTGCCGACCTATTGCTCTGCGAGGCCGGAAACGACGCGATCTATGGCGGCACGGGTGCCGACACCGCCTTCGGCGGCGACGGAAACGACCGGGTCTACGGCAACGCCGGCAACGACACCGCCTATGGCGGTGCCGGCGACGACCTGCTGCGCGGCGACCTGGGCGACGACGTGCTGTCCGGCGAGAGCGGCAACGACTCCCTGGCTGGCGACCACGGCGTCGACACCCTGCTGGGCGGCGCCGGCGACGACACCCTGAACGGCGGCCGCGACGGCGACACGCTGACCGGCGGCCTGGGCGCCGATTTCTTCGACCACGACGGGGTGACGGCCGGCGGCGCGGACGGCGGCGTCGACACGATCGTCGACTACCGTTTCGGCGAGGGCGACAGCGTGCGCGGCGACGCGGCGGTGCAGGCAGGTGCCGACACCCGCGTCCTCGATGCCGACGGCGACCCGATTTTCGTCATCCCCGGCTATGACGCGGCGACGCAGGGGCTGCTGCTGCGCCCGTTCGCCGGCGCCACCCTGGCCCCGGTCGCGCTCGCGCTCGACAATGTCGCGGTCTCCGAGAACGCCTTCATCGGCGCCGTTGTCGGTCGGTTCGGCACACTGGACTGGGATACGCCGGCCGGCCACAGCTATGCGCTGACCGGGCCGGCCGCCGCGCTGTTCGCGGTCGACGGTGACGCGCTGGTGGTGGCCGACCTGCTCGACTACGAAACCGCGCCGCTGCTGCAGCTGACGGTGACGGCAACTGACATCGACGGCAACGGTCTCGCCGCCGACTTCGTGGTCGCCGTGGCCGACGGCATGGACCCGGCGCGGATCGACGGCACGGCCTTCACCGATTCCCTGACCGGTGGCGACGGCCCGGACCTGATGCGCGGCCTGGGCGACGACGACATCCTGGCCGGTGGCCTGGGCGCGGATTCGGTGCTCGGCGGCGCCGGCGACGACCTGATCTTCGGCGACGCCGCCGGATGGGACTCGCCCGGCGAGGGCGCCGACCTGTTGTGGGGTGACGCGGGCGACGACATGATCTTCGCCGGCACCGGCGCGGACAGCGCGTTCGGCGGCGCCGGCGCCGACGTGATCTATGGCAATGCCGGCGACGACGCCGTGCTCGGCGGCGCCGGCGACGACTATCTGCGCGGCGATCTCGGCGACGATTTGCTGTGGGGGGAGGCGGGCGACGACCGGCTGGCCGGCGACCATGGCGCCGACACGCTGGCCGGAGGTGCCGGCGACGACATCCTCGACGGCGGGCGCGACGGCGACAGGCTGACCGGCGGCGGTGGCGCCGATTTCTTCGACCATGAGGGCGTGACGGTCGGTGGTGCCGACGGCGGCGTCGACGTCATCCTCGACTACAGCTTCGCCGATGGCGACACCGTGCGCGGCAACGCCGTGGTCCGGGTCGGCGCCGACACGCACGTGCTCGATGGTGACGGCGATCCGATCTTCATACTGCCGGGCTACGACGCGTTGGCACAGGGCCTGGTGTTGCGTCCGTTCGACGGTGCGACCCTGGCCCCGTTCGCGATCGCGCTCAGCCATGCTTCCATCGCGGAGGATGCCAATCCGGGCGCGCTGGTCGGCGTGCTGACAGCCTCGGATTGGGATTCGCCGACCGGCCTGACCTTCGCCCTGGTCGGCGAAGCCGGTCCGTTCGCCATGGCGGGCAACGCGTTGCGGCTGGCCGGCGCCTTGGACTACGAGACGGTGGCCAGCCACATGCTGACCATTCAGGTCACCGACGCCGACGGCAACAGCTTCGCCGAGAGCGTCGCGATCGCCGTGACCGATGTGGTCGAGGTCGCGCCGCTGGTCGGCACTGCCGGCGCGGACAGCCTGGCCGGCGGTGCCGCAGCGGACCGGATATTCGGCCTGGACGACGCCGACCTGCTGGTCGGCGGCCTCGGCAGCGACACACTGGACGGGGGCGCCGGCGACGATGTCGTGTTCGGCGATGCCGAAGGCTGGGACTCGCCGGGCGACGGCGCCGACCTGCTTTACGGCGACGACGGCGCCGACACGCTGTTCGGCGGCACCGGCCGCGACACCGCCTATGGCGGCGACGGCAACGACGCGGTCTATGGCAACGGCGGCAGCGACCGGATCCACGGCGATGCCGGCGACGACTATCTGCGCGGCGACCTCGACGACGACGCGCTCTGGGGCGATGCCGGCAACGATCTGCTGGCCGGCGACCATGGCGCCGACACCCTGAACGGCGGCGACGGCGACGACACGCTCAACGGCGGGCGCGATGCCGACCTGCTCGTCGGTGGCGCCGGCGCCGACCTGTTCGAGCATGAGGGCGTGCAGGCCGGCGGCCCGGACGGGGGCATCGATACGGTCGTCGACTACGGCTTTGCCGAGGGCGACACCGTGCGCGGCAATGGCTGGGCGGTGATCGGCCCCGATACCGTGGTCTACGACGCCGACGGCGACCCGATCTTCACGTTGCCGGGGTACGACGCGTCCGTGTCCGGCCTGCGCCTGCTGACCTTCGCCGGCGACCTGGTCGGCTGA